One genomic window of Punica granatum isolate Tunisia-2019 chromosome 1, ASM765513v2, whole genome shotgun sequence includes the following:
- the LOC116195933 gene encoding uncharacterized protein LOC116195933 codes for MVAATMVRVSAATSISASLLFRSHDKSSQPSPTSLGILAFDTAKTMSRLISLYRSLTDDEVDNLQKEVLRSEGVAYLNSRDEAYLLKLACAERLEALDSVANTISVMGRKCSDLGLNRFDLVYADLKQGLIDIGRLEFASRNADRIVEKMEKLTSATASLYSALETLAEMEKSERKLQQWRKNAPAGPTVTNQSTLQKANCDLFESKIAFQRKQVRRYKDASLWSQKMDKCVGLMARIVCVVFMRICVVFGSYMTDLTTNSKNEWPHKHSPQIRGIWVHTEMTGWAKRAVSNSGPMPKTSENRSGSAKIYSRKLKMNLFVPEDTCLLSGCGRMQSRPTTVFHSAPESTVGGSGLALLYANVIILAERFLNTPTSIGEDARGFMYDMLPSRLRTKVRAKLRRSNIMDQDQDYSSSRSSSSNSEDDEEEEEIEGEGRLAQGWRDALEAIMEWLAPVAHDTMRWQSERTLEKQRFDTGPTVLLVQTLHYSDLEKMEAAIVEVLVGLSCIFRCENRSCFGGKIN; via the coding sequence ATGGTTGCTGCAACCATGGTTCGCGTCTCCGCTGCCACCTCCATCTCCGCCTCCCTCCTCTTCCGATCCCATGACAAGTCCTCTCAACCTTCTCCCACCTCCCTCGGGATCCTCGCCTTCGACACCGCCAAGACAATGTCCCGCCTCATCTCCCTCTACAGATCCCTCACCGATGACGAGGTTGACAACCTCCAGAAAGAGGTCCTTCGGTCAGAAGGTGTAGCCTACTTGAACTCCCGAGACGAGGCCTACCTCCTCAAACTCGCATGTGCCGAAAGGCTGGAAGCCCTAGATAGCGTTGCCAATACCATCTCTGTCATGGGGCGGAAGTGCTCCGATTTAGGTTTAAATAGGTTCGACCTCGTGTATGCTGATCTAAAGCAAGGGTTGATTGATATTGGGCGGCTCGAATTTGCCTCCCGGAACGCTGACCGAATTGTCGAGAAGATGGAGAAGCTCACCTCGGCGACTGCGAGCCTGTACTCAGCCCTGGAGACACTTGCAGAGATGGAAAAATCAGAGCGGAAGCTCCAACAGTGGAGGAAGAATGCACCCGCAGGCCCTACGGTAACAAACCAATCGACCCTACAGAAGGCTAACTGTGACCTCTTTGAAAGCAAGATTGCCTTCCAGCGGAAGCAAGTGCGGCGGTACAAGGATGCATCCCTTTGGAGCCAGAAAATGGATAAGTGTGTCGGCCTGATGGCCAGGATTGTGTGCGTCGTGTTTATGCGGATATGTGTCGTGTTCGGATCCTACATGACGGATCTCACGACCAACTCAAAAAATGAGTGGCCTCACAAGCACAGCCCGCAAATTAGGGGCATCTGGGTCCACACTGAGATGACTGGATGGGCGAAACGGGCAGTGAGCAATTCGGGTCCAATGCCCAAGACCAGCGAGAATAGGTCGGGTTCGGCAAAAATCTATAGCCGGAAGTTGAAAATGAACCTCTTTGTCCCGGAAGATACGTGTCTTCTCTCGGGGTGTGGGAGGATGCAGAGCCGCCCGACTACAGTATTCCACTCAGCCCCGGAGTCAACAGTTGGAGGCTCGGGACTGGCCTTACTGTATGCTAATGTGATAATTCTGGCAGAGAGATTTTTGAACACTCCCACCAGTATTGGGGAGGATGCTAGGGGCTTTATGTACGACATGCTACCGTCAAGGCTGAGAACGAAGGTGAGGGCGAAATTGAGGAGAAGCAATATCATGGATCAAGATCAGGATTATAGTAGTAGTAGgagtagtagtagtaatagtgaagatgatgaggaggaagaggagatcGAAGGGGAGGGTAGGTTGGCACAAGGTTGGAGGGACGCACTCGAGGCCATAATGGAGTGGCTGGCCCCGGTGGCCCATGACACGATGAGATGGCAGTCGGAGCGGACCCTGGAGAAGCAGAGGTTCGACACGGGGCCGACAGTGTTGCTAGTCCAGACATTGCATTACTCAGatttggagaagatggaggcGGCCATTGTGGAGGTGCTGGTGGGATTGAGCTGCATATTTAGGTGTGAGAACAGGTCTTGCTTTGGCGGGAAgatcaattaa